The sequence TGTATACCATGCCAAGGGCTTCATCGGTGGCGATGATCGGATTCAATAAATTTTTAAAAGGGGAAAAATGCAACGGTTTTTCGGTAAAACCCTTTTACATGAGGAAATCTCATGCGGAAGAGAAATGGGAGGAGAGGCATGGAAAAGAAATACTTACCTGAAATTCAAATAGATTTGATGGGTGAGGAGGATATAGACGAGGTTATAGAGATAGAAAAAAGGAGCTTTACGAATCCCTGGTCGAAGTACGCCTTTTTATCCGAGCTGAAGGAAAACCGCTTCTCCACCTATATAGTAATTCGGGCGGAGGGGAGGGTGGTGGGCTACGGAGGCATGTGGATAATCTTTGATGAGGCTCATGTAACAAATATCGCCGTGCTTCCGGAGTACAGAGGGCTGGGAATCGGAGAGCTTATCATGAGAACGCTTATCGACTTGGCAAGAAAAAGAGGCGTCATGAAGATGACCCTGGAGGTAAGAAAAAGTAATTTTGTTGCCCAGAATTTATATAATAAGCTGGGCTTTAAACCTACGGGTATTAGAAGAGGGTATTATACGGACAACAATGAAGATGCAATTATCATGTGGAAGGACATTGAATAAATGTTTGTTATCCACATATTCACATAGTTATCCACAGGTTGAGCTTTGATTTTTTCTTTTTTGCAAAACTTATCCACATTATCCCCATAAAAAGTTTCCACAGCTCATCAAAAATCGGATACGGCATAGGCATCCAATGAAAAATCCGATACTTTGCCGTCAAGAAAAGAATAATACCCGGCGCAGGCTATCATAGCAGCATTGTCGGTGCAGAATTCCACGGGTGGAAAGTGAACTTTTATACCCAGTTCCTGGCTCAACTTCGAAAATTCCTGTCTCAGTCTTTTATTTGCCGCTACCCCTCCGGCTAAGGCCAAGGTATCCGTTTTTATTTGCAAAATCGCCTGCCTTGTATTTTCTACCAGGGCCTTTACGACAGCCTTCTGGAAACTTGCCGCTACGTCTTCGGTTTTTATCTTTATTCCTTTTTGCTTTTGCTGGTTTAAATAATTTAATACCGCGGTTTTTAACCCGCTGAAGCTGAAATCCAGCTCTGAACCCTTTATTTGAGCTACCGGGAAGGTAATTGAATCCTCATTTCCAGACTCGGCCGCTTTTTGAATGGCAGGGCCCCCGGGATATCCCAGGCCTAATGCTCTTGCTACCTTGTCAAAAGCCTCTCCTGCGGCATCATCTATGGTTTTTCCGAGAATTTTAAACTTACCGTAGTCTTCTACCCAAAAAAGGTGAGAGTGACCCCCGGATACCACCAAACATAAAAAGGGTGGAGAAAAGTTTGTTTCAAGAAAATTGGCGTAAATATGCCCGGCGATGTGATTTACCCCTACAAGGGGTTTTTTTGCTGCATAGGAAAGGCCTTTTGCGTAAGAGACACCCACCAGAAGTGCGCCTATGAGGCCAGGTCTGTTGGTAACAGCTATTACATCAATATCCTTAATGCTAAGGTTTGCCTTTTTTAAAGCCTCCTCCACGACATAGCAAATTTTTTCAAGATGCGCCCGGGAGGCCAGCTCGGGAACAACGCCTCCAAACTTTTGATGAGCTTCAATTTGGCTAAAGATAATGTTTGATAGAACCTTCCTGCCGTTTAAAACCACAGCTGCGGAGGTTTCATCGCAGGAAGTTTCGATACCGAGGGTTAATACATCCTTGGACAAGATTTTTCCTCCTTTTGAAAATTTCAGGAATTATGATAACACAGGCTACCAAGAAAAGCAATTGTGATAATATTAACAAAAATAAAAACAAATTAAAAAAATTATATTATTCTTGCAGGAATTTTATTTTCCGTATAGAATATATTAATTAAACTGGGCTACCAAGTA is a genomic window of Thermovenabulum gondwanense containing:
- the rimI gene encoding ribosomal protein S18-alanine N-acetyltransferase, whose protein sequence is MEKKYLPEIQIDLMGEEDIDEVIEIEKRSFTNPWSKYAFLSELKENRFSTYIVIRAEGRVVGYGGMWIIFDEAHVTNIAVLPEYRGLGIGELIMRTLIDLARKRGVMKMTLEVRKSNFVAQNLYNKLGFKPTGIRRGYYTDNNEDAIIMWKDIE
- the tsaD gene encoding tRNA (adenosine(37)-N6)-threonylcarbamoyltransferase complex transferase subunit TsaD produces the protein MSKDVLTLGIETSCDETSAAVVLNGRKVLSNIIFSQIEAHQKFGGVVPELASRAHLEKICYVVEEALKKANLSIKDIDVIAVTNRPGLIGALLVGVSYAKGLSYAAKKPLVGVNHIAGHIYANFLETNFSPPFLCLVVSGGHSHLFWVEDYGKFKILGKTIDDAAGEAFDKVARALGLGYPGGPAIQKAAESGNEDSITFPVAQIKGSELDFSFSGLKTAVLNYLNQQKQKGIKIKTEDVAASFQKAVVKALVENTRQAILQIKTDTLALAGGVAANKRLRQEFSKLSQELGIKVHFPPVEFCTDNAAMIACAGYYSFLDGKVSDFSLDAYAVSDF